A window of Companilactobacillus allii genomic DNA:
TCACTAATCTTAATGGGAACAAGACACTGTGATTCAAATGTTTTATTAAGTGTTTTGACTCTCTGCTCAATTTGTCGTACTCCAATCACTCCCATTTCATAAAAGTTCTGTGAAATACTAGTTAGCTGAGGTTGGACGATTTTACACATTTCAGTACCATCTATACTTATGATAGATAGGTCTTGGGGCACTCTCAATCCAAAGTTACGAGCCTGATTCAATATTCCTATCGCGGTTAAATCACTTGCGGCAACGACTCCTGTAATCTCAGTGTCTTTTCCAAATTTTTTCATAGCTAATTCTCCGGCAACATAACTATAATCCCCATACTCCAACCAGGATTGTTTAGGAGTTATACCATTTTCTAACAATGCTCTCGTATATCCAGCAGTTCTTAATCTACCAGTATACGGATATTTATCCAATCCAACTAATCCTATTTTACGATGACCATGTTCAATCAAATATTTAGTAGCAGTATAACCAATTATTTCATCGTCTGAGCTAACGAAGGGTCTATCATCATCAAATCCCATGGATAAGAAGCAATAGGGTGTATTTGATTCATCTAATAGCTTTAAATTATCCTCTGATAAAGCAATGGATAGCAATAAAACTCCCATAACCGGACGTTCGATCACTGTTAATAATGCCTTTTTTTGTTCCTCAGTGTCAGCACTACCAGAATACACGACAATTAAATTGTATCCGTTTTTTGATGCTTCTGCT
This region includes:
- a CDS encoding LacI family DNA-binding transcriptional regulator, whose amino-acid sequence is MSATIKDIARKVGVAPSTVSRVLSGKSKYYTPETEKKVKQAVEELGYKKNQAAVELVKKQSNVIAAVVSSVKTNFAGEIIDGIQAEASKNGYNLIVVYSGSADTEEQKKALLTVIERPVMGVLLLSIALSEDNLKLLDESNTPYCFLSMGFDDDRPFVSSDDEIIGYTATKYLIEHGHRKIGLVGLDKYPYTGRLRTAGYTRALLENGITPKQSWLEYGDYSYVAGELAMKKFGKDTEITGVVAASDLTAIGILNQARNFGLRVPQDLSIISIDGTEMCKIVQPQLTSISQNFYEMGVIGVRQIEQRVKTLNKTFESQCLVPIKISERQSVFCIE